The proteins below are encoded in one region of Arthrobacter sp. CJ23:
- a CDS encoding glycerol-3-phosphate dehydrogenase/oxidase, which produces MGHNRNSGPSAARRRESAAALRERPSAKVLIIGGGINGVGTFRDLALQGVDVALVERGDYCQGASGASSHMIHGGIRYLENGEFRLVQESVVERNRLLRIAPHYVKPLQTTIPIFSTFSGILSAPMRFLTHKQGKPKERGAFLIKLGLSMYDFFSRDGGSVPRHQFRGREKALAELPRLHPGIKYAATYFDASVHNPERLTLDVLQDGEKAGIGGGLPGGTARASNYVSLVSMDGAADAAGTVRLRDELTGAEFDFQADVIVNTTGAWVDLTNEAMGAASAYMGGTKGSHIVLDHPGLLEACNGREIFFEHTDGRIVLIYPMGDRVLVGTTDVYADMSEDAVCTEAEVDYFFDLVGHVFPTIAVDRSHIVYSFSGVRPLPRHDATQPGFVSRDYRIERSERPAPGAAGAPGGKAAVVLSLVGGKWTTFRALAEHLSNDVLQELGMDRKVSTAKLAIGGGAGFPASEEGVQDWIKKHMGPGLDAARVAGLLTRYGTRAETVIAYLNAGDDTALRSTRELSVRELEFMAEHEQIGHLVDVLIRRTSLAFRGLVTGELLNEIAAALAGPLGWDAAACEAEIRHAQEVLRRFHGVTVHSLVA; this is translated from the coding sequence TTGGGACACAACAGGAACTCCGGTCCGTCGGCCGCACGGCGGCGCGAATCGGCCGCGGCCCTCCGCGAACGGCCCAGCGCAAAGGTGCTGATCATCGGGGGCGGCATCAACGGCGTCGGGACCTTCCGCGACCTGGCACTCCAGGGTGTTGACGTGGCGCTCGTGGAGCGCGGCGACTACTGCCAGGGCGCCAGCGGCGCATCGTCCCACATGATCCACGGCGGCATCCGCTACCTGGAAAACGGTGAGTTCCGCCTCGTGCAGGAATCCGTGGTGGAGCGCAACAGGCTCCTCCGGATCGCCCCCCACTACGTGAAGCCGCTGCAGACCACCATCCCGATCTTCAGCACGTTCTCGGGAATCCTGTCCGCCCCCATGCGCTTCCTGACCCACAAGCAAGGCAAGCCGAAGGAGCGCGGCGCCTTCCTGATCAAGCTCGGCCTGAGCATGTACGACTTCTTCTCCCGGGATGGCGGCAGCGTGCCCCGCCACCAGTTCCGCGGCCGCGAGAAGGCCCTCGCGGAACTGCCCAGGCTGCACCCTGGCATCAAGTACGCCGCCACCTACTTCGACGCGTCCGTCCACAACCCGGAGCGGCTCACCCTGGACGTCCTGCAGGACGGCGAGAAGGCCGGGATCGGCGGCGGGCTGCCGGGCGGCACCGCCCGCGCCAGCAACTATGTATCCCTCGTCTCCATGGACGGCGCCGCGGACGCTGCCGGCACGGTGCGGCTCCGGGATGAGCTCACCGGAGCCGAGTTCGATTTCCAGGCGGACGTCATCGTCAACACCACCGGCGCCTGGGTGGACCTCACCAACGAGGCCATGGGTGCGGCAAGCGCCTACATGGGCGGTACCAAGGGCTCGCACATCGTGCTCGACCACCCCGGACTGCTGGAGGCCTGCAACGGCCGCGAGATCTTCTTCGAACACACCGACGGCCGGATCGTGCTGATCTACCCGATGGGGGACCGGGTCCTGGTGGGAACTACTGACGTGTACGCCGACATGTCCGAGGACGCCGTTTGCACGGAGGCGGAGGTGGACTACTTCTTCGACCTCGTCGGGCATGTTTTCCCCACCATCGCCGTGGACCGCAGCCACATCGTCTACAGCTTCTCCGGGGTGCGCCCGCTGCCGCGCCACGATGCCACCCAGCCAGGCTTCGTCTCCCGCGACTACCGCATCGAACGCAGCGAACGCCCCGCGCCCGGTGCGGCAGGCGCCCCCGGCGGCAAGGCCGCCGTCGTGCTCAGCCTGGTCGGCGGCAAATGGACCACCTTCCGGGCGCTCGCAGAGCACCTGAGCAATGATGTCCTCCAGGAACTGGGCATGGACCGGAAGGTCTCGACGGCGAAGCTCGCCATCGGCGGCGGTGCCGGCTTCCCGGCCAGCGAAGAGGGCGTGCAGGACTGGATCAAGAAGCACATGGGCCCCGGACTCGACGCCGCACGTGTCGCCGGGCTGCTCACCCGCTACGGCACCCGGGCAGAAACCGTCATTGCCTACCTGAACGCCGGAGACGACACCGCACTGCGGTCCACGCGCGAACTGAGCGTCCGGGAACTGGAATTCATGGCCGAACATGAGCAGATCGGACACCTCGTGGATGTCCTCATCCGCCGCACCTCCCTGGCCTTCCGGGGCCTGGTCACCGGCGAACTCCTGAATGAGATTGCAGCAGCACTGGCCGGGCCCTTGGGCTGGGATGCCGCGGCATGCGAGGCCGAGATCCGGCACGCGCAGGAAGTCCTCCGCCGCTTCCACGGTGTGACTGTTCACAGTCTCGTCGCGTGA
- a CDS encoding sugar-binding transcriptional regulator codes for MPRSRHSDALRAAQMYYLQDLTMDAIARELRTSRSTVSRLLSSARDTGLVQIQIRSPLDTAPELEGMIRSQYGVDVHVVPVLDTLNEAETLDRVAMQAARTIGPLVDSNAIIGVAWGATLSAVSRHLTRKITHDSIVVQLNGAGNMQTTGITYASDIMRRFGSAYGARVEQFPVPAFFDHAATKTAMWNERSVQRILALQSRMSIAIFGVGSVDSDYPSHVYAGGYLDERDLSLLAADDVVGDVATVFFRSDGSSDGITLNERSTGPSHDQLRQVRRRICVVSGASKINGLQGALAAGLATDLILDEASARRLVSFGAQS; via the coding sequence ATGCCACGATCACGCCACTCGGACGCCCTCCGGGCAGCCCAGATGTACTACCTGCAGGACCTCACCATGGACGCCATCGCCCGCGAACTGAGGACCTCCCGCTCCACGGTGTCCCGGCTGCTCTCCTCGGCCCGGGACACCGGCTTGGTGCAGATCCAGATCCGCAGTCCCCTCGACACGGCGCCGGAACTTGAGGGGATGATCCGCAGCCAATACGGCGTGGATGTGCACGTCGTGCCGGTCCTGGACACCCTGAATGAGGCGGAAACACTGGACCGGGTGGCCATGCAGGCGGCCAGGACCATCGGGCCGCTGGTGGATTCGAACGCCATCATCGGCGTTGCCTGGGGCGCCACGCTCAGCGCCGTCAGCCGGCACCTGACGCGCAAGATCACCCATGACAGCATCGTGGTCCAGCTCAACGGCGCGGGAAACATGCAGACCACGGGGATCACCTACGCCAGCGACATCATGCGCCGCTTCGGCAGCGCGTACGGTGCACGCGTGGAACAGTTCCCGGTGCCCGCGTTCTTCGACCACGCCGCAACCAAGACGGCCATGTGGAATGAGCGCAGCGTGCAGCGCATCCTGGCCCTGCAGTCCCGCATGAGCATCGCCATCTTCGGCGTCGGCTCCGTGGATTCGGACTATCCGAGCCACGTCTATGCGGGCGGCTACCTGGACGAACGCGACCTCAGCCTGCTGGCGGCAGACGACGTGGTGGGCGACGTGGCCACCGTCTTCTTCCGCAGCGACGGGTCCTCCGACGGAATCACCCTGAACGAACGCTCCACGGGCCCCAGCCACGATCAGCTCAGGCAGGTCCGGCGTCGCATCTGCGTGGTCTCCGGAGCCTCCAAGATCAACGGGCTGCAGGGAGCGCTGGCAGCGGGCCTTGCCACGGACCTGATCCTTGACGAGGCCTCCGCACGGCGCCTGGTAAGTTTCGGCGCGCAGTCCTGA
- a CDS encoding aldo/keto reductase — protein sequence MKPSPRLPLNNGVHIDQLGFGLYKVPPNDAAALVATALGEGYRHFDTAAMYGNETGVGRGIGGAIGTAMASDGGGTGGSGEGVHSLERQDIFVTTKVWNDDHGYDSTLRAFDSSMANLGLDYVDLYLIHWPCAGRGLFLETYRAMETLYREGRVRAIGVSNFQPGHLEQLMHKAEVVPAVNQIELHPWLQQSALRTLHEQLGIRTEAWSPLGRGHVLADPAIGALAEKHGRTPAQIIIRWHLQVGNVVIPKASSAGRIKENFDVFDFELDTADMDGIAGLERHHRTGSHPDNVN from the coding sequence ATGAAACCCTCGCCCCGGCTGCCCCTGAACAACGGCGTACACATCGACCAACTGGGATTCGGCCTGTACAAGGTGCCGCCCAACGATGCAGCCGCGCTGGTGGCCACGGCGCTGGGCGAGGGCTACCGGCATTTCGACACCGCCGCCATGTACGGCAACGAGACCGGAGTCGGCCGCGGCATCGGCGGTGCCATTGGCACCGCCATGGCCTCGGACGGCGGCGGAACGGGCGGCTCGGGGGAAGGCGTGCATTCCCTGGAACGCCAGGACATCTTCGTCACCACCAAGGTCTGGAATGATGACCACGGCTACGATTCCACACTACGCGCCTTTGACTCCTCCATGGCCAATCTGGGGCTGGACTACGTGGACCTCTACCTCATCCACTGGCCCTGCGCCGGCCGGGGCCTGTTCCTGGAAACGTACCGTGCCATGGAAACGCTTTACCGCGAAGGCCGCGTCCGGGCCATCGGCGTCTCGAATTTCCAGCCCGGCCACCTCGAACAGCTCATGCACAAGGCCGAGGTGGTTCCCGCGGTCAACCAGATCGAGCTCCACCCCTGGCTCCAGCAGAGCGCACTGCGCACCCTCCACGAGCAGCTGGGCATCCGCACGGAGGCCTGGAGCCCGCTTGGCCGGGGGCACGTACTGGCGGATCCGGCCATCGGCGCACTCGCGGAAAAGCACGGCCGCACTCCGGCGCAGATCATCATCCGCTGGCACCTCCAGGTGGGGAATGTGGTGATTCCGAAGGCCAGTTCGGCCGGGCGCATCAAGGAAAACTTCGACGTTTTCGACTTCGAGTTGGACACCGCGGACATGGACGGCATCGCGGGACTGGAACGGCACCACCGCACAGGCTCGCACCCGGACAATGTGAACTAG
- a CDS encoding alpha/beta fold hydrolase, with the protein MEHVDTTHSPEPAQAPAKGFFSSSLPGRTRASDVDLDGSNVAYWSYEPVNPTARTRTILVIHGFRGDHHGLLRVVDQLPEMRIIMPDLPAFGSSEPFLRDEHTVERYGTFISSFMAALGLGPDTVLLGHSFGSIIAAHFTATHPGAVHPLILVNPIAAPALEGPKGLMTKLAVLYYQVSAKLPRRLGLAVLRNRAIVRAMSVTMAKTRDKQLRAFVHGQHDAYFSAFADRKSLLESFRASVSSNVAEVAEQLTLPVLLIAGEKDEIAMLPDQHKLLDRLPDGTLEVIPGVGHLIHYETPAPAAAAIRTFLEEHPA; encoded by the coding sequence ATGGAACACGTGGACACCACACACTCCCCCGAGCCCGCCCAAGCCCCGGCCAAGGGGTTCTTCAGCAGCTCCCTGCCGGGGCGCACCCGTGCCTCGGATGTGGATCTCGACGGCAGCAACGTTGCCTACTGGAGCTACGAACCGGTGAACCCCACGGCGCGGACCCGCACCATCCTGGTCATCCACGGCTTCCGCGGCGACCACCACGGCCTGCTGCGGGTGGTGGACCAGCTGCCGGAAATGCGCATCATCATGCCGGACCTGCCCGCCTTCGGCAGCTCCGAGCCGTTCCTCCGGGACGAGCACACCGTGGAACGCTACGGCACGTTCATCAGCTCTTTCATGGCCGCCCTCGGGCTGGGTCCGGACACCGTCCTGCTGGGCCACTCCTTCGGTTCGATCATCGCGGCCCACTTCACGGCTACCCATCCCGGGGCCGTCCATCCGCTGATCCTGGTCAACCCGATCGCCGCACCGGCTCTGGAGGGCCCCAAGGGCCTCATGACCAAGCTGGCGGTCCTGTACTACCAGGTGTCCGCGAAGCTTCCCCGCCGCCTCGGGCTGGCGGTGCTGCGCAACCGTGCCATTGTGCGCGCCATGAGCGTCACCATGGCCAAGACCCGGGACAAGCAGCTGCGGGCCTTCGTTCATGGGCAGCACGACGCTTACTTCAGTGCCTTCGCCGACCGCAAGAGCCTGCTGGAGTCATTCCGCGCCTCCGTCTCTTCCAACGTGGCCGAGGTCGCGGAGCAGCTCACGCTCCCCGTGCTGTTGATCGCCGGCGAAAAGGACGAGATCGCGATGCTCCCGGACCAGCACAAGCTGCTGGACCGCCTTCCGGACGGCACGCTGGAAGTCATCCCCGGCGTCGGGCATCTGATCCACTACGAGACGCCGGCCCCGGCCGCAGCCGCCATCCGCACTTTCCTGGAGGAACACCCCGCGTGA
- a CDS encoding glycosyltransferase family 1 protein gives MKIVIDARFTRTDHHDGISRYGSSLIAATSRIADVTMLISDERQLALLPDVPYVMVNSPLSPLELFVARKVNPLGADVVVSPMQTMGTWGRNYGLILTLHDLIYYEHPAPPGFLPAPIRLLWRLYHKAFWPQRLLLNRADVVATISRTTESLIAKYRLTRRPVRIVGNAPQPAQQPRDPAAGAEKSLLYMGSFMPYKNVETMIRGMASLPDFTLHLLSRITPERRAELEPMVPHGAKVQFHNGVTDAEYAELLLRSTALISLSRAEGYGLPLVEAMSLGTPVIASDIPIFREVGADAVSYVDPESPAAFSAAVQELGNEELWQARSRRSVERAADFNWDESARQLLAAAEEIVALRSRGGSRR, from the coding sequence GTGAAAATTGTCATCGACGCCCGCTTCACCCGGACGGACCACCACGATGGCATCAGCCGTTACGGCTCCAGCCTCATTGCGGCAACTTCGAGGATTGCCGACGTCACCATGCTCATCAGCGACGAACGCCAGCTGGCCCTGCTGCCCGACGTCCCGTACGTCATGGTCAACAGCCCGCTGTCCCCGCTGGAGCTCTTCGTGGCGCGGAAGGTCAACCCGCTCGGCGCAGACGTGGTGGTGTCCCCGATGCAGACCATGGGCACGTGGGGACGCAATTACGGCCTCATCCTGACCCTGCACGACCTCATCTACTACGAACACCCCGCCCCGCCAGGTTTCCTCCCCGCCCCCATACGGCTGCTGTGGCGCCTGTACCACAAGGCGTTCTGGCCGCAGCGACTGCTGCTGAACCGCGCCGACGTGGTGGCCACGATCAGCCGGACCACCGAATCCCTGATTGCCAAATACCGGCTGACGCGCCGCCCGGTGCGGATCGTCGGCAACGCCCCGCAGCCGGCCCAGCAGCCCCGCGACCCCGCCGCAGGGGCCGAAAAATCGCTGCTCTACATGGGATCGTTCATGCCGTACAAGAACGTGGAAACCATGATCCGCGGCATGGCCTCGCTGCCGGACTTCACGCTGCACCTGCTCAGCCGCATCACGCCGGAACGGCGCGCCGAGCTCGAACCCATGGTGCCGCACGGTGCCAAGGTGCAGTTCCACAACGGCGTGACCGACGCCGAGTACGCTGAGCTGCTGCTCCGCTCCACGGCACTGATCAGCCTGTCCCGGGCCGAAGGCTACGGGCTCCCGCTCGTGGAGGCCATGTCCCTGGGCACCCCGGTGATTGCCAGCGACATCCCCATCTTCCGGGAAGTCGGCGCCGACGCCGTCAGCTACGTGGATCCGGAGTCGCCCGCAGCCTTCAGCGCCGCCGTCCAGGAGCTGGGCAACGAGGAACTGTGGCAGGCCCGCTCGCGGCGATCGGTGGAACGCGCCGCGGACTTCAACTGGGACGAATCGGCCCGGCAGCTGCTGGCGGCGGCCGAGGAAATCGTGGCGCTGCGCAGCCGTGGCGGCTCGCGCCGCTAG
- a CDS encoding primosomal protein N', translating into MAEPILQPSLLLGFPEPQRPASGPPLATRDPVARVLLESPLPHLDRPFDYSVPAELDAAAAAGVRVKVKFNGQELNGYILERRGSSDAGHPLTPLHKVVSPVQVLTPELAALAGAVAARYAGTLSDVLRSAIPPRVAKVEKELLAGEPAAEASEPGPVPHVPDASAWAMYGNGAAFLQHLAAGGSPKAVMTALQGFGPAAWPALVASAVAAVRSSGRGAVVVVPDYRDLDQVEAALQAALPAGDVARLSADDGQTPRYRSYLRLLSGEAKVAIGTRSAAYAPVQDLGLVVCWDDGDDLHIEQRAPYAHAREVLLLRAGQGDAACLMAAHSRSTELQRLVESGWAAPIEAPRTVLRSTVPRVLNTADSFEQERDPLARIARLPGAAWKAAQQGLERGPVLVQVARSGYAPSLVCETCREPARCNSCTGPLAISGPAGSSAVPQCRWCSTPAPQWRCSHCNSVRLRRGAAGVLRTAEELGRAFPGKAVVTSSGDHVKATVPDAPALVVATVGAEPVAPNGYAAALLLDGNSLLRRENLRAGEDTVRRWFNAASLVRPSAEGGLVVITADDTTATGALLRWDAPGYASRELALRRELQLPPAVRVASVTGSPADVGHFTEALAATVTLRTAGPAPVLMYSAPATAPGPAAGTAATPADDAEVRTLFFIPYAGAAAATRAMRAVRAANAAKRTSGPVQLRLDGVDVL; encoded by the coding sequence ATGGCAGAGCCAATCCTGCAGCCCTCCCTCCTTCTGGGTTTCCCCGAGCCGCAGCGGCCCGCGTCCGGGCCGCCCTTGGCCACCCGTGACCCTGTGGCCCGCGTGCTGCTGGAATCCCCTTTGCCGCACCTGGACAGGCCCTTCGATTACAGCGTCCCGGCCGAACTTGATGCGGCAGCGGCAGCGGGCGTCCGCGTCAAGGTGAAGTTCAACGGCCAGGAACTCAACGGCTACATTCTCGAACGCCGTGGATCCTCCGACGCCGGCCACCCCCTCACGCCGCTGCACAAGGTCGTTTCCCCCGTGCAGGTCCTCACGCCGGAACTGGCCGCCCTCGCGGGTGCGGTGGCAGCCCGCTACGCGGGGACACTCAGTGACGTCCTGCGCAGCGCCATCCCGCCGCGCGTTGCCAAGGTGGAGAAGGAACTCCTGGCGGGGGAGCCGGCTGCCGAAGCCTCGGAGCCGGGTCCTGTGCCCCACGTCCCGGATGCCTCAGCCTGGGCCATGTACGGCAACGGGGCCGCGTTCCTGCAGCACCTTGCCGCCGGCGGCTCGCCCAAGGCCGTCATGACCGCACTGCAGGGGTTCGGGCCCGCCGCGTGGCCGGCGCTCGTGGCCTCCGCCGTGGCGGCCGTCCGTTCGTCCGGGCGCGGCGCCGTCGTGGTGGTGCCCGACTACCGGGACCTCGATCAGGTGGAAGCGGCACTCCAGGCCGCACTTCCGGCGGGCGACGTCGCGCGCCTGAGCGCCGACGACGGCCAGACGCCGCGCTACCGCAGCTACCTCCGCCTGCTCAGCGGCGAGGCAAAGGTGGCCATCGGCACCAGGTCCGCCGCCTACGCGCCCGTGCAGGACCTCGGCCTGGTGGTCTGCTGGGACGACGGCGATGACCTCCACATCGAACAGCGGGCACCCTACGCCCACGCCCGCGAGGTCCTGTTGCTCCGTGCCGGGCAGGGCGATGCCGCCTGCCTCATGGCCGCCCACAGCCGGAGCACCGAACTGCAGCGGCTCGTCGAAAGCGGCTGGGCCGCACCCATCGAGGCACCCCGCACCGTGCTCCGTTCCACCGTTCCCCGGGTACTCAACACCGCGGACAGCTTCGAACAGGAACGCGATCCGCTCGCCCGGATTGCCCGTCTTCCGGGCGCGGCATGGAAGGCTGCCCAGCAGGGCCTGGAACGCGGGCCCGTGCTGGTCCAAGTGGCCCGCTCCGGCTACGCGCCCTCGCTGGTCTGTGAAACGTGCCGGGAGCCGGCCCGCTGCAACTCCTGCACCGGCCCCCTGGCCATCTCCGGTCCGGCCGGATCCTCCGCCGTGCCGCAATGCCGCTGGTGCTCCACGCCCGCCCCGCAATGGCGCTGCAGCCACTGCAACAGCGTCCGCCTGCGCCGCGGTGCCGCAGGCGTGCTGCGCACCGCCGAGGAGCTCGGAAGGGCGTTTCCGGGCAAGGCCGTGGTCACGTCCTCAGGGGACCACGTCAAGGCGACCGTGCCCGACGCCCCGGCCCTGGTGGTCGCAACGGTCGGTGCCGAGCCTGTCGCGCCGAACGGCTACGCTGCCGCCCTGCTGTTGGACGGGAACTCGCTGCTGCGGCGCGAAAACCTCAGGGCCGGAGAAGACACGGTCCGTCGCTGGTTCAATGCCGCCTCGCTGGTCCGTCCTTCCGCCGAGGGAGGCCTGGTGGTCATCACGGCGGACGACACCACCGCCACCGGCGCCCTGCTGCGTTGGGACGCCCCAGGCTACGCCTCGCGTGAGCTGGCACTGCGCAGGGAACTGCAGCTTCCGCCGGCCGTGCGGGTGGCCTCCGTGACGGGCAGCCCCGCCGACGTCGGGCACTTCACGGAAGCACTGGCCGCCACCGTCACGTTGCGTACTGCAGGGCCGGCCCCGGTGCTGATGTACTCGGCGCCGGCCACGGCACCCGGCCCGGCCGCCGGCACCGCCGCGACCCCGGCCGACGACGCCGAGGTCCGCACGCTGTTCTTCATTCCGTATGCCGGGGCCGCCGCGGCCACCCGGGCCATGCGTGCGGTCAGGGCGGCAAACGCCGCCAAGCGGACGTCCGGTCCCGTGCAGTTGCGGCTCGACGGCGTCGACGTCCTCTGA
- the metK gene encoding methionine adenosyltransferase: MTLPLHHESHRTQTKLRLFTSESVTEGHPDKICDQISDAILDALLAADPESRVAVETMATTGLVHVAGEVTTDAYVEIPQIVRETILGIGYDSSANGFDGARCGVSVSIGQQSNDIAGGVFNSLEAREGRQEDDYDLQGAGDQGIMFGYASDETPSYMPVPIWIAHRLSERLTEVRKNGELAYLRPDGKTQATIGYDGDRPVSVETIVISSQHAEGTRLEQLRADLASYVIDPVLAASNLDISRTANILNPAGAFVIGGPVGDAGLTGRKIIVDTYGGFARHGGGAFSGKDPSKVDRSAAYAMRWVAKNVVAAGLAKRAEIQIAYAIGQARPVGTYVETFGTETVDPAKISEAISEIFDLRPRAIIDALDLKRPIYAKTAAHGHFGRDEPDFTWERLDRVAELKEFFNA; the protein is encoded by the coding sequence GTGACTTTACCGCTGCACCATGAATCCCACCGGACCCAGACCAAGCTCCGCCTCTTCACCTCGGAGTCGGTCACTGAAGGGCACCCGGACAAGATCTGCGACCAGATCAGCGACGCTATCCTTGACGCGCTGCTCGCTGCCGACCCCGAGTCCCGCGTGGCCGTTGAAACCATGGCCACCACGGGCCTGGTCCACGTGGCCGGCGAGGTCACCACGGACGCCTACGTGGAAATTCCGCAGATTGTCCGCGAGACGATCCTGGGCATCGGCTACGACTCCTCGGCCAACGGCTTCGACGGCGCCCGCTGCGGCGTGTCCGTGTCGATCGGACAGCAGTCCAACGACATCGCCGGCGGCGTCTTCAACTCCCTCGAGGCCCGCGAAGGCCGCCAGGAAGACGACTACGACCTCCAGGGCGCAGGCGACCAGGGCATCATGTTCGGCTACGCCAGCGATGAGACCCCCTCCTACATGCCTGTCCCGATCTGGATTGCACACCGCCTGTCCGAGCGCCTCACCGAGGTCCGCAAGAACGGCGAACTCGCCTACCTCCGCCCGGACGGCAAAACCCAGGCCACCATCGGCTATGACGGCGACCGTCCGGTTTCCGTTGAGACCATCGTGATCTCGAGCCAGCACGCCGAGGGCACCAGGCTGGAGCAGCTGCGCGCCGACCTGGCCAGCTACGTGATCGATCCCGTCCTGGCGGCCTCCAATCTGGACATCTCCCGCACGGCCAACATCCTCAACCCGGCCGGCGCCTTTGTCATCGGCGGACCCGTCGGCGATGCGGGCCTGACCGGCCGCAAGATCATCGTGGACACCTACGGCGGCTTCGCCCGCCACGGTGGCGGCGCCTTCTCCGGCAAGGACCCGTCCAAGGTGGACCGTTCCGCGGCCTACGCCATGCGCTGGGTGGCCAAGAACGTGGTTGCCGCCGGTCTCGCCAAGCGCGCAGAAATCCAGATCGCCTACGCCATCGGCCAGGCCCGCCCCGTCGGCACGTACGTTGAGACCTTCGGCACCGAAACCGTCGACCCGGCCAAGATCAGCGAGGCCATCTCGGAGATCTTCGACCTCCGTCCCCGTGCCATCATCGATGCCCTGGACCTCAAGCGTCCCATCTACGCCAAGACCGCTGCGCACGGCCACTTTGGCCGTGACGAGCCCGACTTCACGTGGGAGCGCCTGGACCGGGTTGCGGAGCTCAAGGAATTCTTCAACGCCTGA
- the coaBC gene encoding bifunctional phosphopantothenoylcysteine decarboxylase/phosphopantothenate--cysteine ligase CoaBC, producing MRIVLGVGGGIAAYKVASLLRLFTEAGHKVTVIPTEAATRFVGVATWEALSGNPVSNSVFDDVEKVNHVRLGHEADLIVVAPATADLLAKAATGQAGDLLTNTLLMAHGPVLFAPAMHTEMWQHAATQANVETLRSRGVTVLEPATGRLTGADSGPGRLPEPEAIFAAALALAGPAADSGAADSRASEAPAGAGPLAGRTVTISAGGTREALDPVRFLGNRSSGKQGAALAAAALAAGAHVRFLAAHMDVQPPAGVELVRVESALELREAALQAAAGSDVVIMAAAVADFRPAEVSETKIKKSDDEEAPLVRLVRNPDILHELVERRNADAGKQLIVGFAAETGDAQGNVLEHAAAKLKRKGCDLLVVNHVGVGRVFGQDENSVVILSGHGAEPQSASGSKSDVAAAVIDRVSDELSRVFPAP from the coding sequence GTGCGCATAGTCCTCGGAGTCGGGGGAGGGATCGCAGCCTACAAGGTTGCATCGCTCCTCCGGCTTTTTACTGAAGCCGGCCACAAGGTGACGGTCATCCCCACGGAGGCTGCCACCCGATTCGTCGGGGTCGCCACCTGGGAAGCCCTCTCCGGAAACCCCGTCAGCAACAGCGTCTTCGACGACGTCGAGAAGGTCAACCATGTCCGCCTGGGGCATGAGGCCGATCTCATCGTCGTCGCGCCTGCCACGGCGGACCTGCTGGCGAAGGCGGCCACCGGCCAGGCCGGGGACCTGCTCACCAACACCTTGCTCATGGCGCACGGGCCGGTGCTTTTCGCTCCGGCCATGCACACCGAGATGTGGCAGCACGCCGCCACCCAGGCCAACGTCGAGACCCTGCGCAGCCGAGGCGTCACGGTCCTGGAACCCGCCACCGGCAGGCTGACAGGCGCCGACTCGGGTCCGGGCCGCCTGCCCGAACCCGAGGCCATCTTCGCAGCGGCGCTGGCCTTGGCCGGCCCCGCTGCGGACTCCGGCGCTGCGGACTCCCGTGCTTCGGAAGCGCCCGCAGGAGCCGGTCCGCTGGCCGGCCGCACGGTCACGATCTCCGCAGGCGGAACACGCGAGGCCCTGGACCCCGTGCGTTTCCTGGGCAACCGCTCCTCCGGCAAGCAGGGCGCCGCGCTGGCCGCTGCCGCCCTTGCCGCCGGTGCGCACGTCAGGTTCCTGGCCGCACACATGGACGTCCAGCCGCCTGCCGGCGTCGAACTTGTCCGCGTTGAATCGGCCCTTGAACTGCGGGAGGCGGCGCTGCAGGCGGCGGCCGGCTCCGATGTCGTCATCATGGCGGCCGCCGTGGCGGACTTCCGCCCGGCAGAAGTCTCCGAGACCAAGATCAAGAAGTCCGACGACGAGGAAGCACCTCTGGTGCGCCTGGTCCGGAACCCGGACATCCTGCACGAGCTGGTGGAGCGCAGGAACGCCGACGCCGGCAAGCAGCTGATCGTCGGTTTCGCCGCCGAGACCGGCGATGCACAGGGCAATGTCCTCGAACACGCCGCGGCCAAGCTCAAGCGCAAAGGCTGCGACCTCCTCGTGGTGAACCACGTCGGCGTCGGCCGCGTTTTCGGCCAGGACGAGAACTCCGTGGTCATCCTGTCCGGCCACGGCGCAGAACCGCAGTCGGCCTCCGGCTCCAAATCCGATGTCGCCGCCGCCGTCATTGACCGCGTCAGCGACGAACTGAGCCGAGTCTTCCCGGCGCCCTAG
- the rpoZ gene encoding DNA-directed RNA polymerase subunit omega: protein MSTNLEGIINPPIDSLLKAADSKYGLVIFGAKRARQINAYYAQLHEGLFEYVGPLVDTKLNEKSLSIALREINEGMLVSTPIEPAE, encoded by the coding sequence GTGTCCACGAACCTTGAAGGCATCATCAACCCGCCGATCGATTCGCTGCTTAAGGCTGCCGATTCAAAGTACGGTTTGGTGATCTTCGGCGCCAAGCGTGCGCGCCAGATCAACGCCTACTACGCCCAGCTGCACGAGGGCCTGTTCGAGTACGTCGGCCCGCTGGTCGACACCAAGCTGAACGAGAAGTCGCTCTCCATCGCCCTGCGCGAGATCAACGAGGGCATGCTGGTTTCCACCCCGATCGAACCCGCAGAATAA